The segment CAGCTAATGCATCCTCCAGGAAAGTCTGAGTGCAGTTGGTCTGTGTTTATAATGCCTGGAGGCTGCTCAGGCACCTGATCCCTTTGAGAGTGAGGAAGACACAGATGaatcccctcccttccccaaatCTGCGCTTTCGTGAGCGACAAGGAAAAGAGATGTactgcagggctggtgctgctgctcgtTGGGGCAGCAGAGGAAGGGGGAGTTCAGGGCGGGAGCACCGGGTGCAGAGTCAACTGAGGACATTCCCTCTGTGTCTTTGCTGTCACTTTCTCTACAGGCTCGAATTGATAGGAATAAAGTCAATTAGAAACACGGTACTTTGGTTGAGGTCTCAGCAAGAACTCATCCTGGAAACCCAATTTCCCTCAAGCCTCTTGAGCTCAGCCCCATGTTGGGCCACTGAAGCTCAGTGAGTTACCACCCATCAGCAGAAAAATGACCCTGTGCAGTGTGACGCcagtgcagaagaaaacaatggTGAAAACCTTTGTTGCAGAGGCAAGGGCAGTAATTGTTTCTCAGCTGCTCTATGTGGAAGCGGAgctcatttctttctgaaacctTGACATGTAAGTGCAGTGTGGGCCACGACATGTCTCGTGTTCTTCTGAATGGATCCCCGGAGCAGTGGGAGATGAGTGACAGTTTGCATTTCAGCTGGCAAGGAAAAGTAAAAGCTGATGCAACTTTCTGCAGCCACCATGTGCCTACACTTTAATGATCACGTTGTATTCAGTCTGTGAAGCGGGGATAATAACTGCCAGGGAGGGGCAGAGTGGGCTGCTCCTCCAGGGAAGGAGCTAAGGTGCCAGCAAAGCAGGCAGGAGGATGTCCCCACCGATGGGATGCAGCCCCGTGGTACACGAGCAGGAGCAGAGAGGTTCAGCTGATCTCTCTAGTGACCAGTaacagagcccagggaatggcagaagatgggccagggagggtcagtgggacatgaggaaaaggttcttcacccagaggtgctggacactgaacaggctccccagggaggtgtcacggccccaagagtgaaaatattcaagaagcgactggacaacgccctgaGACACGTGGCGTGAATTCTggagttgtcctgtgcagggacaggagttggactcagtgacccccgtgggtcccttccaactcagggcattctatggttctatgattctctgtttctctggctGTGTCCAGTGATTTCCACGCTGGTCTGCAGGCATGAGGCAGGTCTCAAGGGACCGGCCTCATGAGGAGCATGTCACCtccttggggacagcagctctCTGTGCCAGGGCTGGATCTGAAAGCCTtgctccccagccagcagcatcctcagATGCCTTCCTTGCTGTTCTGTCAGACCcaatgcacagcagcagcagcaaagagaaaCCAAACAAGCAGGAGAGAGTGAACTTTACTGTGGCCCTCAGGGGTCCCAGAGGTTGGTAAATGTCTCACAGAAGCACCGGGGATGAAACCGAGAGCTGCCGCCTGCGCTGGAAAAGTCAACTCAGGACTCATCCGAGCAGAAAAAATGGACGTTTGTGCCCTTGCATCTCGTCTCCGCACGGACATATTCAAAGGGACTGGGAGCATTTACACCCATCCTGAGGTGACTCAGCTGcccctgctccttccccccacagctgccccTCATTTTGATGCATCTCACTGGTGGCAGCTGATGGGAGCTGATGGGAGCTactgggagaggagcagctctgcccagtcCCTGAGGAAGACAggggctgcagctctgagccTGACGCTCGGTGCGTGATGGCCTGAGGACATGGCTGTCTTCAGGCTGGGCTTATGGAGAGGACAGAGCGATGGGTCAGGTTTCCTGAAGTCCTTTGGACACTGAGCACTGGCCATTTTGGAGACTTGCCTCTTATCTGGATGCCTGAGCTGAGCTCTTGAGGAACCTTCAGCATGGGACAGAAGGACAATGAGATGCATTGGTCCAACCAGGCAGGCGCTGTGCTGATCTGCTTCCACCACACCAAGCTGAACCACCTCCAGCATAGCCCTGGGCACGGACAGGTTCTTCCTAGCAAAACAAAGGTAGATGTTagatagatatttttaaaaaatgagagaagACCATCTAGGGGGCCTCAAGGGCCAGTGCCCTccccagcagtgtgtgcccccCACCCTAGAAAAATCTTCCAGTGAGATTCTCAGGGGAGCCCCCACTCCAAAGCCCTGGCCCGGGACCCCAAATGAAGTGGGGCACGAGGcagagggacgctgggcagggctgtgcatgGGGGCCGCGGCTGAATTGCACgggcagagctttatctcccctccttccccttccatGGTTCTGTTTTGCGtgctctctagttcaaaagtgccttagcaactcctggaacacccttcccactcttccctcctgctgcccttcacgctggTGACACCAATGGCCACGGAGCatgggcacagtgtgacagggagAGAAACGGGGAggggacgagggcccagctccctcccggggcaccagAGGACActcaccaggccaagcgtctcctggatctcctggatgtcctctgccaggccagaacgcgccttctgcatggcccgcatgtcctctgccaggccagACTGCACCTCCTTAAACTTGCACACCTCCTCCCACAGATCCTGGAGGGAAGCCCTGTCCTCACCAGGCCAAGCatctcctggatctcctggatgtcctctgccaggctggaatgcgcctcctgcattGCATGCAcgtcctctgccaggctggaatgcgcctcctgcattgcatgcatgtcctctgccaggctggaatgcgcctcctgcattgcatgcatgtcctctgccaggctggaatgcgcctcctgcattgcatgcatgtcctctgcccggctggaatgcgcctcctgcattGCATGCAcgtcctctgccaggctggaatgcgcctcctgcattgcatgcatgtcctctgccaggctggaatgcgcctcctgcattgcatgcatgtcctctgccaggctggaatgcgcctcctgcattgcatgcatgtcctctgccaggctgaCACGCGCCTCCTTAAAGTTGCTCATCTTCTCGCAGGTCTGAGGGCGGCACGACAGCAGCGCGGAGCCCAGAGGGAGGGGACATCCcctgggggagcacccagggagcagcaagagctgcccagggcagccgtGCAGCTTCAGCTGTGCTTGCCATGGGCTTTCGGGTCTTACAGCTCCCCCATCGCTGCCACATGTGGCCCAGGTTCTGGctgtgagaaatgcagctgtgaTTTCTGCTGAGGAGATGTTCAGTGTTTACAGAtctaaccaaatgaggcacgggctctgaacctgcaaaaaggaaaagctggttaagttctatgtaaaaagttatgaaacttgttcatgaagttatattgatagagggaactgacattttaagggttaaccaaCCCCATTGTAACGGCCTGctaacgaactaacactttaagtCACATAAtgaatatctagtttagagctgtatgtaactagttaagaaaaaaaaccagaaccccagctgtaaccttgaggagacaagacagccaagatttacagcaaaaagggggcgccagtctgaTTTCAGTccacttggcagcttgggttccagTCAATTGATCATAATGAGCCacaggtaaaaagttcactgtgacgaagctgaaggagcttcatccaaagacccctcctcaaaatCAGCAAGTGACACTGCGCAGGCACAACGGGGAGGAGTCAAGGAGGAGACTACGGAAATcattatctgagactcattttaatcagaagcggggaaaggttatgaatatgtacaggcattcctggggtcattatgaatacgtaacaccttactgtatttcagcacacttcttattgtttaaaggtgtgcgtgttgggcggagcgaatcccccgcgcacccagcgctgttttgcttttgctctaatgaacacgtgtttaaggaatacaattacggaattggattaaatgttgctTATCCATAGAAAGAGcttaagttatttatttcaattggtgaccccgacgtgacaACCTTGGATAGCTCTGTGTCACCTGAGGTTCCAGGGAGGCGCCCCACTTTAACAGTGGCCCTTGGACTCGGGTGTGCGGAGAGCTACCAACGTTATTCAAAATTAAAGTAGAAGCAAAAGAATGGAGCTCGCTCCCCCTCAATACTGCATTTTACCCGAAATCCAGAGTGCACGAAGGTGCGACGGGAAAAGTGGACTGTAAGTACCGCCGGGTCGGGTAGGTCCTGATGGGAAGAACAGACTGTAAGTACCGCCGGGTCGGGCAGTGTGATTGTGTGACTGGTGTTGGCTGAGACGCAACCTGGTTGCGAAGCGAGTGCGGAGTCCTTCTAAGTGCGGTTCCAACACCCCGCGAGGGGCTTGGCCACTGAAGGGACAAAGTGAGTGAAGAACTCTGTGTGGTGGGTTCGATCCCCACGTTGTAAGTCAGTTGTAGTGGGTTCAATCCCCAGGTTGTGAGATGGGTTCCGTGGGTTTGATCCCCGCAAGAGGTCTAAGGGGAGCGACCTGCCGGAGGTACCCCCTGACAGTCCCTTGGGGGTTGAGGGGGTGGGGGTCATGTTAGAGTTTTGGACCCCCCAACAGTCCCTTGCAGGGGGATCATGCTAGAATTCTGGGATGAAGAGAAGTTCAcccaaggaaaaagcaagggaTAAATGGACTCAAGGAGTGGACCCCCCAGTCTGTAACAAAGTCCTGGggagatataagaaagaaactagaaaaactCGAAGAgataaggagaaacaaagagtgaactcatccctcatcccaccTGTTGGGACAGGACAGTTCATTTGGTGTCAGAAGTGGGATATTCTGTGAGAAGCGGTTTGGGGGGGGATAGGAGCCGGAGGCTCTAAAGGAGGACGGATCGGTCTGTGCCGCGTTCTCCGGCAGTGGGTCATGGCATCCCGGGTCAAGCCAGGCCTGGACTGCTCCCTGATGTTGAGCTTACTGGAAGATTATAAGGCTTGCCGGACTCCTGAGGGTCTTAGGTGGGCTTCTGGACATTGGTCGTCTCCAGATATAGTAATTGAGCAAATAAGGgacttggcaaaagaaagcagatttgagatctctgctgttttggaagcagcacTGATAGCTGCCCCAAAGGACAAGCAAACTGAGCAAGAGATCATTACATCACTTTACACAGATTTACAacagaatggtttgaacttcaacaagcggagagagaattagctgataacaaatgaatcacagaaaactTTGCAGAACAGTCTGCAAGATGCCTTTTAgtaatagctttttttctttgtgggtatctgtttgaATGTGTTGCAGTTTCTTATCTTTGCCTGTTGTATGGTATAGTGAGACCACAGATTGAcctaaaatgtacattttgtgatgATGAGCAATTTAGCTATTAACTGTGTGAATGTGGTGATAAGGTTTTGTGTGTGATGGccgttacttttctttctagcccactggctttattccagcaccCAGACTTGCGcagctctgtgacaggctgtgtctcatctccgtgtactaaatttggctcttttgtatgcgcACCGgataaagaatcctggttttggggtAACAGTTGTGGCGCCCCAGATGGGACACTGATCAAAGCCTTGCCcggtccagctcgctgcggcgggggggcgggtgccgatggggctccagccgcactgacctgttttgtcagagacccagcggtgcctccacctgctgagcagtgagcggttcaAGGGTGCGATGCAAACATCGAGACACTGTCTTGAATTAGTGTAACTGCGATCTGTTCGCATATTTGaccttggtgtttggtttgcgtgtctgagctcagtaatttagtttgtatatttatatttggtatcaaaagaatttgtttggggAGGTAATTCCAAAATGAGAACCGGTTCCATTACTAgagtaccaccttgctcccccttcagatgcatctgtacacatgCGAGTAAATTAGTGGGGGAAGtgatttgaatgtgaaattctgggttagctgtattgcagttagtgttgttctgtggacagactgatttggatctaaaattaatggAAGGGATTGACgcttaatatgctgtttattgacatctgtaagaaattgcaaaaggtaggagctgagggatgtaactattgctcagctaattgaaattgcatataaagtttatagtcGCAGGaattaaatggagaaaaagggcaagaggagcccAAGCCTGTGCTGTGAAGTTTGAACATGAAGTTCAGGCCCGGCAGCTCCCCCTCCATAAGCTGCggccagaagaaaagaagtaaaaagctgaCTGGCTGCTAAAGCGGCGGAAAAAGGTGTCGGGGGGGAGAGCggcggctgctggagctggagctgcagctcctctcctccggGCTCGCCGCCCGCGGGGGATGAAGCGGGGGGGCAGTCGCCGCCTGGCCCgttcctgctgggctgcttggtTTGTGTAACGCGCACAGAGCACCCGGATTTCCCCTTAGATATCCACCTTCTGACCCAGGTTCCGAAGTAGGAATTCGGCCACTAATACCCTTCCAACAGGGTTATTAAAGGAATGTGAGTCCAGTTATTACACCCCTGCATTGCCTGTCTGCAAGCCAGACGGGTCATATTGGGTGCTTCAGGACTTAGgagctataaacaaaataactgaGGACCTCTACCCAGTGGTAGCAGACCCATACACCCTTCTGACAGTATTAACACCTCATTTGACTTGGTTTATCgttttacatttaaaagatgctttcttttgcctccctctccatgaagctaGCCAGACAATACCTGCATTTGAATGAGAgaaccctaaaaataaatgtaaaacccagctcacatggacGGTGTTGCCACAAGTATGCAAGAATAGCCCGACAgtatttggaaatcagcttgctGAAGATTTTGAATCCTGGGAAGCCCCGTCTGATGAGggacagatgctacaatatgtggatgacattttaatcaCTACAAGAACCAAGGAGACGTGCGTGACCTGGACCCTGTGgaccagaaacacctgcaatggaataagGAAGCGACACGAGCCTTTAAGAACTTAAAAAGGCTTTGATGTCAGCCCCTGCTCTAGGACTCCCAGATGAGAGTAAACCATTTTCCCTACTCTTTCACGAGAAACGGGGAATACCCTTGGGTACGTtggcacaggatcttggcccATATCAACAAGCAGTGGCCTATTTCTCCAGACAGTTAGATGAAGCTGCAAAGGGGTGGCCTGGATGCCTGCGGGCAGTTGCTGCAGCGCTAATGAATATACAGGAGGTCCAGAGATTTGCCGtgggtcagaaaatgactgtgctagtatAGCCCCCAGTGTCTAACAAGATGGTGTAGAAATTATCGTCACTAACATTGTcaacccagcttctttcctcagtggcaACTTTGGAGAACCAGTTCATCATGACTGCCTGGAGACCATCAAAGCAACATCAGATCTAGAAGACATTCCTATTGAAAACGCTGAGAACTGGTTTATGGACAGAAGCAGCTAGCCGTGAGGTGATCTGGGCCTTTGCCTCAAAATCCTTTCgcacaaaaggcagaaataattgCCCTTACTCTGCTCTGAACTAGCTCAAGGTAAAACTGTTAGCATCTATACTGACTCCAAGGATGCTTTCAGGGTTGTGCACgtgcacagagcaatttggaaagaaaagggacttttgAACTCTCGAGGCAAACAGATCAAACATGCGGAGGAGATCTTGAAACTACTGGAAGCAGTTCAACTTCCTAAGAAAACGGCAATCGTGCACATTAAGGCACAGCAGAAATTGAGCTCGGAATCGGAAAGGGCTGGCGGACAGAGAGGCAAACCAAACGGCTCAGCACaaggtaaaaacagaaagtgctcTAGTCCTTGGGGGACAGGTCTCTGTAACAGGTAAGACAGTGTGTACTAAAGAGAACCGAATCTCGTCATAGATTTAGAGGAATCATAAGGAAGGGTGGGCTCACACCCCCCAGGGAAAACTTGTCGTCCCCTCTCATCTGGTTTGGCCTTTAGTaagggaagaacagaagaagGGACTTTGGGTAGTAGAACCACTATGCAAACATTTGATTAGGGAAACAGGAGCTAGAGATTTGTCTGTCACTGTAGAACAGGCGACAGCACTgtgatctttgcctccagactaaTCCCAAAAATATGCCCAAGCTAGAAATGGGTCAAATGGGGAAGGGAATGGGCCTGGACCACAATGGCAACTTGATTGTTCAGAACTCCCAGGAAAAGGCGGGTACCGATATTGGTTGGTATtaactgctgttttttcaggttggccagaagcattccccaccaggacagcaaaagcTTAGGAGGTGACTAGAACATTGATACACAAAATTATACCAAGGCTTGGAGTTCCAGCTGTTAGATCCTCTGACTGAGGGCCAcatttatttatgtgtgtgtgaagTCTTTTGCAGAGAACTTTGAAACCATCATAGGAAGGTCCATTTCAAGACCCCCTGACATCCTTCACTGCTACCAGTATGAGAGAACAGAATGCCTGGATTCACCATTCcagagtgaagaaagcctgtGAAACACCACGGAGGGTAACCCGGGTGCAACCTGGAAATCTCTGTTTTCCACAGTCACCTTTTGGTCCTTCTGGGGGACCAGCCTGGGTGGTGCTTCCCGCATTGGgaagaagaaacccaaaagaaaagTGCTAGAACTGCAGTGAGCGGGGTCACCACGCCAAAGAGCGCGAGCTCCCGCTGCAGCCCAACAGATGCCATTTCTGCCGGGGCACCAGCCACCTGGTCATCAGCTGCCCCAAAAGAGCAACTCGAATGTTTTGTTCAACATTAGAATTTGTTTGTTCTTGGAGGGAGAAAGGTAAGTCTTCTCATGTAGAAGTAGCCTTCTTGCTTGTGGTCAGAGAAAATGTTAAATAGGGAATCATCGTATTAGTAAAAGAATTTACTAACCTTCCTGAAAAGGGGGGAAGTGGTAGAGGGAACTAActaactaacactttaagggtACCTATTTTAGAGCCTTTTGTAACCCATtatgttcagaaaaaaacagaacctcaTTGAATGCCAAGGTAAGAAGTTTACAGCACCTAGATGTAAACTTAAGGCACCTGGTTGTGAACTTGAGAAGACGAGATAacaaagatttacagcaaaaggggggaaccagtctggtttcaatcgACTTGGCGGCTTGGgttccagtcaattcaacataatgagccaaaggtaaaaagttcactgtgatgaggctgaaggagcttcatccaaagaccctcCTCAAGACCACCAGATGGCACTGCGCAGGCGTAACAGGGaggggtcaaggaggagacCATGGAAATGATTACCTGGGACTCATTTTAATGAGAAGCGGGAAAGGTTGTGAATATGTagaggcgttcctggggtcattacgAGcatgtaacaccttactgtatttaaacacaccTCATATTGTTACAAGTTGCGCATGAATGGTGGAACGATCCCCCTTGCGCCCGATGTCGAAATAAACATACCTGCTTTATAACCTTGTGAGTTGTGAAGTTTTATGACTTTATAGGTTGTAAACTTGTTTCCACGCATCATCATGGCCAGAGAGTCCTGCAGCCCCGGCGGAGCTCTGAAGTGAGAAAAGACAGATTTAGAAGGGaaccccagctcctgcagcatccTTTTCTGACTCCCCGCAGTGATTACCGCCCCTtaaggggtggggaggaggagcagatCCCTTCGGGACCTGCAGTCTGCTGGTTCACTGCTGGGGGCAGTGGCAGGGGCGGGAAATACGAAAATAAACCggagcagcagcgctgctggggcggggggtgttccctgcagagcagcccccCGGGAGCCAGGCCTCGGCTCGGCCCGACCCAAACCCGCCCCACGCCCACCCGGAGGAACCTCAGGAACCAGGGGACAAGTGACCCCAAGATGGGGTGGCGGGCAGAGAACGGGTTCCCTCTGGCTGGGAAGCGGGGGAGGAGCTGCGGGGGAACGGGAGGTTTGGAAAAGGGGAAGGCGGTTCCCTGTGGGGCAGCGAGGCTGCAGGGGGTCCCGTCCCCTCACGCAGCCACGCGAGCTCCGCCAGGGGCTGgagcgccgctccccgccgccgccgtccTGTCCGCGCCGAGAGACCGCCCCGCCGCCATCTCAACTGAGGGCACAGCGGCCGCGCTCTCCCCGCACAGCGACACGACACTTCATCAGCCACCGCCCGAACGGCGCCGGTACCCGAGAAGGAGGACTCAGAAGGACGTTAACTCTCCCTCCTCGGGGGTGGGTGCGCCGCCCGCTTCCTAGAGCGGCTCCCACAGCGACCAGCTCCCCTTCTCCCCGGCGGTACCAGGCACGGCCTCAGTGCGGCGGCTTCACTGCCCGCGCCAAAGATGGCGGCCGCTCCGGCGGCGCGATGGGAGCGGGAAAGTGTGAGGCGCTGCAGGCGTCAGGCCCGGCCCAGGAGCCGCCAGCCGCTCGGGCTCCCACGCACCCCCCCGTTTTCTTTACATTTGTATATCGTATATAAATGcagagagaaggagcagcagcacggAGCAGGCTGCTGGGTACCAGGTGTTCCCTCAGCACGCACacccacacaccccccccccatcccGGGCCGCTCGGCACGAAAGGGAAGGTGAGGGAATGACAAGCACTAAAGGCACAGAGGTGTCCTGGCTGAACCCGAGCTGCGCTCACCCACCCCTTGAACGGCAATTCCAAAGGCACAGCCCCACTCACCAAAGCTGGTGGCTCCGCAGGGTCCCCAGCAGACACGGCCACTcaccggcggggcgggggggtctCTGCCCGGGGAACCCCCGCGGGGTCCGCGGTCTGAGGACAACGCTCCGACCCacagccccgcacacacactgcgacacggcggctgcgggcaccccggggcggggcacgaagctgctgcgtccccccagttctggatcccccgacccagagcaaagcgctcccctcctccggctgccg is part of the Columba livia isolate bColLiv1 breed racing homer chromosome 18, bColLiv1.pat.W.v2, whole genome shotgun sequence genome and harbors:
- the LOC110355116 gene encoding uncharacterized protein LOC110355116, producing the protein MSNFKEARVSLAEDMHAMQEAHSSLAEDMHAMQEAHSSLAEDMHAMQEAHSSLAEDVHAMQEAHSSRAEDMHAMQEAHSSLAEDMHAMQEAHSSLAEDMHAMQEAHSSLAEDVHAMQEAHSSLAEDIQEIQEMLGLVRTGLPSRICGRRCASLRRCSLAWQRTCGPCRRRVLAWQRTSRRSRRRLAWKNLSVPRAMLEVVQLGVVEADQHSACLVGPMHLIVLLSHAEGSSRAQLRHPDKRQVSKMASAQCPKDFRKPDPSLCPLHKPSLKTAMSSGHHAPSVRLRAAAPVFLRDWAELLLSQ